Proteins from a single region of Shinella zoogloeoides:
- a CDS encoding HPr family phosphocarrier protein, translated as MTVSKELLIINKRGLHARASAKFVQTVDGYDAEVTVSKDGMTVGGTSIMGLMMLAASPGCSVFVTATGAQASEVLAALDALIADRFGEEM; from the coding sequence ATGACCGTCTCGAAAGAGCTTCTCATCATCAACAAGCGGGGCCTGCATGCCCGCGCCTCGGCAAAGTTCGTGCAGACGGTCGACGGCTACGACGCCGAAGTGACCGTCTCCAAGGACGGCATGACGGTCGGCGGCACCTCGATCATGGGCCTGATGATGCTGGCCGCCAGCCCCGGCTGCAGCGTCTTCGTCACCGCCACGGGCGCGCAGGCCAGCGAGGTGCTCGCCGCGCTCGATGCGCTGATCGCCGACCGGTTCGGCGAGGAGATGTAA
- a CDS encoding PTS sugar transporter subunit IIA — MIGLVLVTHGKLAEEFRHALEHVVGPQKAIETVCIGPEDDMDQRRQDILEAVNKADQGHGVIILTDMFGGTPSNLAISVMTGNGIEVIAGVNLPMLIKLAGVRGENNMEKALIDASEAGRKYINVASRVLSGK, encoded by the coding sequence ATGATCGGACTGGTGCTTGTCACCCATGGCAAGCTGGCGGAGGAATTCCGGCATGCCCTTGAACATGTCGTCGGTCCGCAAAAGGCCATTGAGACCGTCTGCATCGGTCCCGAGGACGACATGGACCAGCGCCGTCAGGACATCCTGGAGGCGGTCAACAAGGCCGACCAGGGCCATGGCGTCATCATCCTCACCGATATGTTCGGCGGCACCCCGTCGAACCTCGCCATCTCCGTGATGACCGGCAACGGCATCGAGGTGATCGCCGGCGTCAACCTGCCCATGCTGATCAAGCTGGCGGGCGTGCGCGGCGAGAACAATATGGAGAAGGCGCTGATCGACGCCTCCGAGGCCGGTCGCAAATATATCAACGTGGCAAGCCGCGTCCTCAGCGGCAAATAA
- a CDS encoding HPr kinase/phosphorylase yields the protein MTGPANVHGTAIVIGSTGLLFVGPSGAGKSSVALHCIYEAKACGLAAALVSDDQVLVSEEDGQLVAQAPESIAGLAEVRGAGIVKVETTGKGVLHRAIRPVTPPFAERLPPEGETFEVLPGHVLPLTRLPLLAGCTAFSILATIHPEILRD from the coding sequence ATGACCGGCCCCGCCAACGTGCACGGAACGGCCATCGTGATCGGCTCGACCGGGCTTCTCTTCGTTGGTCCCTCCGGCGCAGGCAAAAGCTCCGTCGCCCTCCATTGCATCTATGAAGCCAAGGCGTGCGGCCTTGCCGCTGCACTTGTCAGCGACGATCAGGTTCTCGTTTCCGAAGAAGACGGCCAGCTTGTCGCACAGGCACCGGAAAGCATTGCCGGCCTTGCGGAGGTGCGCGGCGCGGGGATCGTCAAGGTGGAAACGACCGGGAAGGGTGTGCTGCATCGCGCCATCCGCCCCGTCACGCCGCCCTTTGCCGAGCGGCTGCCGCCGGAGGGCGAAACCTTCGAGGTCCTGCCCGGACATGTCCTGCCGCTGACGCGGCTGCCGCTCCTTGCCGGCTGCACGGCTTTTTCGATATTGGCCACGATCCACCCGGAAATCCTGCGCGATTGA